One genomic region from Chthonomonas calidirosea T49 encodes:
- the ppdK gene encoding pyruvate, phosphate dikinase — protein sequence MTAVATKRVYLFHEGNAKMRDLLGGKGANLAEMTNIGLPVPPGFTITTEVCNEYYANGQKLPAGLMDDVRAAMKFVEEKMGRTFGGSYRPLLVSVRSGAKFSMPGMMDTILNLGLNETTAKALIEETNNPRFVYDAYRRFIMMFSDVVLGLSKHDFDNKILQAYKEQKGYKSDLEMSAEDWKLISEKFLEYVREKTGRDFPTDPYEQLELAIEAVFKSWNNERAIVYRRTEKIPDNLGTAVNVQAMVFGNAGDDSGTGVAFTRDPSTGEKVMFGEYLMNAQGEDVVAGVRTPVPISELQSQNPELYRQFVEICNILERHYRDMQDLEFTIEHGRLFMLQCRSGKRTGPAAVKIAVDMVHEGLITKEEAVTRVTGSHLDQLLHPRIDPKALEGKKPLITGIPASPGAAVGKVVFDADTAAKLGVHGGAGEKVILVRDETNPDDVHGMLASQGVLTARGGKTSHAAVVARGFGIPCVVGAEGLKIDEEAKTFTVNGTTVHEGDVITLDGSTGAVYLGALPLIAPEVSGAFAELMSWADSIRKLRVRTNADNPRDARQAVELGAEGIGLCRTEHMFFEQDRLPIVQEMILAQDEAVRQNALDRLLPIQQKDFEEIFEVMAGKPVTIRLIDPPLHEFLPSHDELLAQVVELRVRGDNPQELAEKEKLLRAVEGMREANPMMGLRGCRLSIVFPGIVEMQTRAILQAAVAVKKRGIDVYPEIMIPLVGHVNELKTVRANLERVAKKVIEETGVAIDYKFGTMIEIPRAALVADQLADPQNGNAEFFSFGTNDLTQMTFGFSRDDAGKFLVPYLEQKILPTDPFETIDQEGVGKLMRMATESAKRVRPDIKLGICGEHGGDPDSVKFCHRIGLDYVSCSPFRVPIARLAAAQAAIENAAEGDK from the coding sequence ATGACCGCAGTTGCTACGAAGCGCGTCTATCTGTTCCATGAAGGTAATGCGAAGATGCGCGATCTTCTGGGCGGTAAAGGCGCGAACTTGGCCGAAATGACCAACATCGGCCTTCCGGTTCCCCCTGGTTTTACCATTACCACTGAGGTCTGCAACGAATACTATGCCAACGGCCAAAAGCTTCCTGCCGGCCTTATGGACGACGTGCGCGCCGCAATGAAGTTTGTGGAAGAGAAGATGGGGCGCACGTTTGGGGGAAGCTATCGGCCCCTGTTGGTCTCCGTGCGATCTGGGGCTAAGTTCTCTATGCCCGGCATGATGGATACCATTCTTAATCTAGGCTTGAACGAGACCACCGCAAAGGCTCTTATAGAAGAGACCAACAACCCTCGGTTTGTCTACGATGCCTATCGGCGATTTATCATGATGTTTTCCGACGTGGTGTTGGGGTTAAGCAAGCACGACTTCGACAACAAAATTTTGCAGGCCTACAAGGAGCAAAAGGGTTACAAAAGCGATTTGGAGATGAGCGCAGAGGATTGGAAGCTCATCTCCGAAAAGTTTTTGGAGTATGTTCGTGAGAAAACCGGTCGTGATTTCCCCACCGACCCTTATGAGCAGCTCGAGCTAGCCATCGAGGCTGTGTTTAAGAGTTGGAACAACGAGCGCGCCATCGTCTATCGGCGTACGGAAAAGATCCCCGACAATCTCGGCACCGCGGTGAACGTACAGGCTATGGTGTTTGGGAACGCCGGCGACGATTCGGGCACAGGTGTCGCCTTTACACGCGATCCTTCCACTGGTGAAAAGGTGATGTTCGGTGAGTATCTCATGAACGCCCAGGGCGAAGATGTGGTCGCTGGCGTGCGCACTCCTGTGCCCATCTCGGAACTGCAGTCGCAAAACCCGGAGCTGTATCGGCAGTTCGTCGAGATATGCAATATCTTGGAGCGACACTATCGAGACATGCAAGACCTGGAGTTCACCATTGAGCATGGGCGCCTCTTCATGCTGCAGTGTCGTTCCGGGAAGCGCACCGGCCCAGCGGCGGTGAAGATCGCCGTGGATATGGTGCATGAGGGACTTATTACGAAAGAGGAAGCCGTAACCCGTGTTACCGGATCGCACCTCGATCAGCTGCTGCATCCGCGCATAGACCCCAAAGCTCTTGAGGGGAAGAAGCCTCTGATCACCGGCATTCCCGCCTCTCCAGGTGCGGCAGTGGGGAAGGTGGTGTTCGATGCCGATACCGCAGCCAAACTCGGTGTGCATGGAGGAGCGGGGGAAAAAGTTATTTTGGTGCGCGATGAAACGAACCCGGATGACGTGCACGGTATGTTGGCGTCGCAGGGGGTATTGACGGCGCGAGGCGGCAAAACCTCCCATGCGGCGGTCGTCGCTCGCGGTTTTGGCATCCCCTGTGTGGTGGGCGCTGAGGGGTTGAAGATTGACGAGGAGGCCAAAACCTTTACCGTCAACGGAACCACCGTACACGAGGGAGATGTGATCACCCTAGATGGCTCAACGGGGGCGGTCTATCTTGGCGCTTTGCCGCTGATCGCGCCGGAGGTGAGCGGGGCCTTCGCCGAGCTTATGAGTTGGGCCGATAGCATTCGCAAGCTGCGGGTGCGGACCAATGCCGACAATCCGCGCGATGCACGGCAAGCCGTGGAGTTGGGCGCGGAAGGCATCGGTCTCTGCCGTACCGAACATATGTTCTTCGAGCAAGATCGCCTGCCTATCGTTCAGGAGATGATTCTCGCGCAAGATGAGGCGGTGCGTCAAAACGCACTCGATCGCCTGCTGCCCATCCAACAGAAGGATTTCGAGGAGATTTTTGAGGTGATGGCCGGCAAACCGGTTACCATTCGCCTCATTGACCCGCCGTTACACGAGTTCCTGCCCTCGCATGACGAGCTTTTAGCGCAGGTAGTCGAGCTGCGCGTGCGCGGCGATAACCCGCAGGAGCTTGCCGAGAAGGAGAAACTGCTGCGAGCCGTGGAAGGCATGCGCGAGGCCAACCCAATGATGGGCTTGCGCGGTTGTCGACTCTCCATCGTCTTCCCTGGGATCGTCGAGATGCAGACGCGGGCGATTTTGCAAGCGGCTGTGGCCGTGAAAAAACGCGGCATAGACGTGTATCCCGAGATCATGATCCCGCTCGTCGGCCATGTCAACGAGCTGAAAACGGTTCGCGCCAACTTGGAACGTGTGGCGAAAAAGGTGATCGAGGAGACAGGAGTAGCCATAGACTATAAGTTCGGCACCATGATTGAGATACCACGTGCCGCGCTTGTAGCCGATCAACTGGCTGACCCGCAAAACGGCAACGCCGAGTTCTTCAGCTTTGGTACCAACGACCTTACCCAGATGACGTTCGGCTTTAGCCGTGACGATGCGGGCAAGTTCCTCGTGCCCTACTTGGAGCAGAAGATACTGCCCACCGATCCTTTCGAGACGATCGATCAGGAGGGCGTTGGCAAACTGATGCGCATGGCCACCGAATCGGCCAAGAGGGTTCGGCCGGATATTAAGTTGGGTATCTGCGGAGAGCATGGCGGTGACCCCGATAGCGTGAAGTTCTGTCATCGCATTGGGCTAGACTACGTCTCCTGCTCCCCGTTTCGGGTGC